The following coding sequences are from one Rutidosis leptorrhynchoides isolate AG116_Rl617_1_P2 chromosome 11, CSIRO_AGI_Rlap_v1, whole genome shotgun sequence window:
- the LOC139877131 gene encoding dof zinc finger protein DOF3.6-like: MVFSSVPPYLDHHNWHLQLQQSNHQQASDGGIENPNLPPPPLLQSGGGGGGGSGEGSIRPGSMVDRARMAKLPMPEPGLNCPRCDSTNTKFCYFNNYSLTQPRHFCKTCRRYWTRGGALRNVPVGGGCRRNKRNSKNRSSKSPSQNGPKSVIESPSRGTSTETMSSAQLSHPSSLQLPFMNSLAQYGGVVGGNITSNLGGFQPQNEMGHFQLGSGSSNGNNFNNMLSIGGVENWRLPFLAGFEVPNNTNLFHYQGESVADQAPQSSIVGDDNDHMRISNSRIDHNSTHVDPPVKMEDNRSLNLSARQFHGVSETNVNQQSWGGNAWTEFSSVTSNSSTTPTTHFI, encoded by the exons ATGGTTTTCTCATCAGTTCCACCCTATCTTGATCACCACAATTGGCATCTCCAG TTGCAACAATCAAACCATCAACAAGCAAGCGATGGAGGTATCGAAAACCCTAACCTCCCACCACCACCTCTGCTACAATCTGGAGGTGGAGGTGGTGGTGGAAGTGGAGAAGGTTCGATTAGACCTGGATCTATGGTTGATCGAGCTCGTATGGCCAAGCTACCTATGCCGGAACCCGGATTAAACTGTCCACGTTGCGATTCAACCAACACCAAGTTTTGCTACTTCAACAACTATAGCCTCACACAACCTAGACACTTTTGCAAGACGTGTAGGCGTTATTGGACTCGTGGTGGTGCTCTAAGAAACGTTCCGGTTGGTGGAGGTTGTAGGAGGAACAAAAGGAATAGCAAAAATAGAAGCTCAAAATCACCAAGTCAAAACGGGCCTAAATCTGTCATCGAAAGCCCGTCAAGGGGTACGAGCACCGAGACTATGTCAAGTGCTCAACTTTCTCATCCTTCATCTCTTCAATTACCATTCATGAACTCTCTTGCTCAATATGGAGGTGTTGTTGGTGGCAATATTACCTCAAATCTTGGTGGATTTCAACCTCAAAATGAAATGGGACATTTTCAATTAGGAAGTGGGAGCTCAAATGGAAACAATTTTAACAATATGTTATCAATTGGAGGTGTTGAAAATTGGAGACTACCTTTCTTGGCTGGATTTGAGGTACCGAATAACACCAATCTATTTCACTATCAAGGTGAAAGTGTAGCTGATCAAGCACCACAATCATCGATCGTAGGAGATGATAATGATCATATGCGAATTTCAAATTCTCGAATTGATCACAATAGTACTCATGTAGATCCACCAGTGAAGATGGAAGACAATCGAAGCTTGAATTTATCAGCACGACAGTTTCATGGTGTTTCGGAAACTAATGTTAATCAACAATCATGGGGAGGAAACGCATGGACCGAATTCTCTAGTGTGACCAGTAATTCGTCTACTACACCTACTACACATTTTATATAA